The nucleotide sequence GGCAGCATCTACGCCGACGGCAAGCGCGTGCGGCAGATCCTGTTCAACCTCCTGTCGAACGCGGTCGGCTTCTCGCATCCGGGCGAGCGCATCGAGGTGCAGGCGCGCCGCACCGCGACCGACCTCACGCTCAGCGTGCGCGACCACGGCGTCGGCATGCCGGTCGAGGTTGCCGCCCTGGTCTTCGACCGTTTCGAGAGCCGCACGCTCGGCACCCGCCACCGCGGCGTCGGCCTCGGGCTCTCGATCGTACGCTCCTTCGTGGAGTTGCACGGCGGCCGGGTCACGCTCGAGTCGAGCCCGGGCGCGGGCACCTGCGTCACCTGCAGCTTCCCGCTGGTCGATCCCGAGGCGCAGGTGGAAGCGGCCGAGTAGGGGCCGATCACGCGGCCGTGCGGCGCGGATCGCTTGACGCGCCACGCCAGGGGTCTCAGCACGGCCCGATGTCGACACTTGCGACCCCGAAACTCGCGACCACCGGCTGGGCCGTCTTCCGCAACGGCGATTTCCGCCTGTTCGGCGCGGCCCGCTTCCTCACCGGGCTCGCCTACCAGATGCAGGCGGTGGCGATCGGCTGGTTCGTCTACGACCTGACGAAATCCGCCCTGGCGCTCGGCCTCGTCGGGCTCGCGGGCTTCCTGCCGGCGATGCTCGCCGCGCTGATCACCGGCCACGTCGCCGACACCTACGACCGGCGGCTCGTGGCCGCATTCAGCTTCGGCGTGCAGGCGGCAACGAGCTTCGGGCTGCTCCTCTACGCGCTCTCCGGGGCGCAGGCGGTCTGGCCGGTCTACGCGCTGGTGATCCTCGTCGGCACCGGCCGCGCCTTCGCCAACCCGGCGCTGCAGGCGCTCCTGCCGACGCTGGTCTCCCGCGAGCTGTTCGGCGGCGCCATCGCCTGGAACGCCTCGCTCTGGCAGACCTCCTCCGTGCTGGGGCCGGCGGCGGGTGGCCTGCTCTACGCGGCGGGGCCGGCGGTGGTCTTCGGCGGGGCGGGGGCGAGCTTCGCGCTCGCAGCTCTCCTCGTCGCCGCCATCCGCTTCCGGCCCGCTGCTTCGAGCGAGCGGCCGCGAGTCAGCTGGGCCACGCTCTCGGCCGGGCTCGCCTACATCCGCTCGCAGCCCGTGGTGCTCGGCGCGATCAGCCTCGACCTCTTCGCCGTGCTGTTCGGCGGCGCCACCGCGCTCCTGC is from Methylobacterium radiodurans and encodes:
- a CDS encoding MFS transporter, producing MSTLATPKLATTGWAVFRNGDFRLFGAARFLTGLAYQMQAVAIGWFVYDLTKSALALGLVGLAGFLPAMLAALITGHVADTYDRRLVAAFSFGVQAATSFGLLLYALSGAQAVWPVYALVILVGTGRAFANPALQALLPTLVSRELFGGAIAWNASLWQTSSVLGPAAGGLLYAAGPAVVFGGAGASFALAALLVAAIRFRPAASSERPRVSWATLSAGLAYIRSQPVVLGAISLDLFAVLFGGATALLPIFAAEVLHVGPLGLGALRSMPAAGAVTMAIWLAYRPLRRHAGIRMLRAVAVFGLAIVVFGLSTSLPLSMLCLFVTGAADMISVYVRQSFVQGETPDAMRGRVAAVNTVFIGASNELGEFESGLLAAALGAVPAVVAGGAMTVLIALAWGRLFPALRERDRLLARE